From the Glandiceps talaboti chromosome 10, keGlaTala1.1, whole genome shotgun sequence genome, one window contains:
- the LOC144440640 gene encoding uncharacterized protein LOC144440640 produces the protein MTSDIPVIDFSAYSLDKDMVCEENLQSLVDEIHHAFSTIGFIYLKNHGIHPEQVNNMYEVSRKYFALPKNIKMKNHANVSGNETEHGYIQVGDEKTNPEIPHGDLKECYNYLPRLKHTPMPDEDFPELRVVMDDFYNVCTKLSNRVLEVMARGLNIEPSFFHKAHEGMLSGMNDTTLRTLFYPALSSEYEVKPGQTRCGEHSDYGSITLLFQDNAGGLEVMNTQGKYVAATPIEDTIVINLGDMMQRWTADKLKATKHRVVMPTTDEDKLKDRQSIAFFVFPNNDFLVECTDGSNKYPPVKSGDYLKQILNDTY, from the exons ATGACATCTGATATTCCAGTGATAGACTTCAGTGCATATAGTTTGGACAAGGACATGGTATGTGAGGAGAATCTACAGTCATTAGTCGATGAAATACACCATGCGTTTAGTACCATAGGATTTATTTACTTGAAGAATCATGGCATACATCCAGAACAG GTTAACAACATGTATGAAGTGTCAAGGAAGTATTTCGCTCTAccgaaaaatatcaaaatgaaaaaccATGCCAATGTGTCTGGAAATGAAACTGAACATGGATATATACAAGTGGGGGATGAAAA GACAAATCCTGAGATTCCACATGGAGATTTGAAGGAATGTTATAACTACTTGCCAAGGCTGAAACACACG CCAATGCCAGATGAAGATTTTCCAGAATTGAGAGTGGTTATGGATGATTTCTACAATGTTTGTACCAAACTTAGTAATCGTGTCCTGGAAGTAATGGCCAGAGGATTAAATATA GAGCCATCATTTTTCCACAAAGCCCATGAAGGGATGCTTAGTGGAATGAATGATACTACACTTAGAACTCTCTTCTATCCAGCTTTGTCTTCAGAATATGAGGTCAAACCAGGTCAAACAAGATGCGGAGAACATTCCGATTATGGTTCTATTACTTTACTTTTCCAGGATAATGCTGGTGGTCTGGAA GTTATGAACACACAGGGGAAGTATGTTGCAGCTACTCCCATTGAAGATACAATAGTTATAAATTTAGGAGATATGATGCAGAGATGGACAGCTGACAAACTCAAGGCAACA AAACACCGAGTTGTGATGCCTACCACTGATGAAGACAAACTGAAAGACAGACAATCTATTGCGTTTTTTGTTTTCCCAAACAATGACTTTTTGGTTGAGTGCACAGATGGAAGCAACAAGTACCCACCTGTGAAGTCTGGGGATTACCTGAAACAGATATTAAATGATACTTACTAA